One stretch of Gouania willdenowi chromosome 16, fGouWil2.1, whole genome shotgun sequence DNA includes these proteins:
- the rnf41l gene encoding RING finger protein 151: MGSHLTAVSLYPETWLSQRRFPLGIPVGEMRPSPGMGFDLERFVGYVNEGLLCCVCRDVLERPLQAPCEHAFCSACISSWLVHHHSCPEDRLALDVGSLKPLYRYMRNDLSRLQIRCVNAAQGCEMVCSLESLHTHEDECEFAYVSCSNTGCPVQVERRGLEAHLSECNFRSRECPNGCGHILLTIDQSQHNCVAELRTEVEMLRAEMLCKVEEVRREMESRLDSQRRHMVQKESLLRNEVEELKGQLSRVMCDIRALLGAERLRRQEVVEAELEKRELLELLRELRNAPPEASHLPLHSAQATHASGPPSSPLLGEGPRKGSTRSLTLDCLKRKSREVTVI; the protein is encoded by the exons ATGGG ATCTCATCTGACAGCTGTCAGCCTGTATCCTGAAACCTGGTTGTCACAGAGACGCTTCCCCTTAGGTATACCTGTGGGAGAGATGAGACCCTCACCTGG GATGGGATTTGATCTGGAGAGGTTCGTGGGCTATGTGAATGAAGGACTGCTGTGCTGTGTGTGTCGGGACGTGTTGGAGCGTCCTCTTCAGGCACCCTGTGAACATGCCTTCTGCAGCGCCTGCATCAGCAGCTGGCTGGTCCATCACCACTCCTGTCCTGAGGACAGACTGGCCCTGGACGTGGGCAGTCTCAAACCTCTATACAG GTATATGCGTAATGACCTCAGCCGCCTGCAGATTCGTTGCGTGAATGCAGCTCAGGGATGTGAGATGGTCTGCTCACTGGAGAGCCTGCACACTCACGAAGATGAGTGTGAGTTTGCCTACGTatcctgctccaacacag GATGTCCTGTGCAGGTAGAGAGGCGGGGCTTAGAGGCTCACCTGTCAGAGTGTAACTTCCGCAGCAGAGAGTGTCCCAACGGTTGTGGTCACATCCTGCTCACCATCGACCAGTCACAGCATAACTGTGTAGCAGAGCTGCGCACAGAGGTGGAGATGCTCAG GGCAGAGATGCTGTGTAAGGTGGAGGAGGTGAGACGGGAGATGGAGTCCAGGTTGGACTCTCAGAGGAGACATATGGTGCAGAAAGAGTCTCTGCTGAGGAACGAGGTGGAGGAGCTGAAG GGCCAGTTGTCCCGTGTGATGTGTGACATACGTGCCCTGTTAGGAGCCGAGCGACTGAGGAGGCAGGAGGTGGTGGAGGCCGAGCTGGAGAAGAGAGAATTGCTGGAGCTGCTGCGAGAGCTCAGGAACGCACCACCAGAGGCCTCGCATCTGCCCCTGCATTCAGCTCAGGCTACACACGCCTCAGGTCCACCATCATCACCGCTGCTGGGAGAGGGGCCACGCAAGGGAAGCACCCGGAGTCTAACGCTAGACTGCCTCAAGAGGAAGAGTCGGGAAGTGACCGTTATCTGA